From the genome of Papaver somniferum cultivar HN1 chromosome 2, ASM357369v1, whole genome shotgun sequence, one region includes:
- the LOC113352698 gene encoding uncharacterized protein LOC113352698 — MVASPPPSPSNVRGPKIDDSSSSLDPYDVPASDNPSTVLYSPVLTGDNYPTWSRGIARALRAKNKYGFVDGTIAKPLASDDKLPAWIRANNLVCIWIANSCEAEIKRSISWIENARDIWIDLEDRFSETNMPRIFDLKRHISTLKQEDSSISSYYTKLKSLWDEVGALTPVEPCTCGNGKQVLEQLNRDKAMEFLQGLHDRFSAHCCHTPD; from the exons ATGGttgcatcaccaccaccatctccatctaaTGTACGTGGACCTAAGATTGATGACTCTAGCTCAAGCTTAGACCCTTATGATGTACCAGCGTCGGACAATCCGTCGACTGTGCTCTATTCCCCTGTGTTAACAGGTGATAATTATCCCACATGGTCAAGGGGTATTGCTCGGGCTTTAAGAGCCAAGAACAAATACGGCTTTGTTGATGGTACAATAGCCAAACCGTTAGCTTCTGATGACAAACTTCCAGCTTGGATTCGTGCAAACAATCTGGTTTGTATTTGGATTGCCAATTCCTGTGAAGCTGAGATAAAACGAAGCATCAGTTGGATAGAAAACGCTAGGGATATTTGGATTGATCTTGAGGATCGATTTTCTGAAACAAATATGCCTCGAATCTTTGATTTAAAACGTCATATATCCACTCTCAAACAAGAAGATtctagtatatcttcttattACACCAAGCTTAAAAGTCTATGGGATGAAGTTGGCGCTCTTACACCGGTTGAACCTTGCACCTGCGGTAATGGAAAGCAAGTGCTTGAACAGCTCAACAGAGACAAAGCAATGGAGTTCTTACAGGGACTTCATGACAGATTTTCTGCC CATTGCTGCCACACCCCAGATTGA
- the LOC113350381 gene encoding germin-like protein subfamily 1 member 13, whose product MKSSMGSLFVVLLFALVCSLVNATDPGSLQDFCVAAKNPNAAVFVNGLFCKDPKLAVPEDFYLAGFNKRGEIKSPVGSLVTQANVAQIAGLNTLGISMVRIDYAPYGLNPPHTHPRATEILVVLEGTLEVGFVTSNSPDGNKLFKKLLYKGDVFVFPIGLIHFQYNVGKTPAVAIAALSSQNPGVITIANAVFGSKAPINDDILAKAFQVDKKVVDYLQSQFWMDN is encoded by the exons atgaaaagctCAATGGGTTCTCTCTTTGTAGTCTTACTCTTTGCTTTGGTTTGTTCCCTTGTCAATGCTACTGATCCAGGATCCCTACAAGACTTTTGTGTTGCTGCTAAAAATCCCAACGCAGCTG TGTTTGTGAACGGATTATTCTGCAAAGATCCAAAACTTGCTGTGCCAGAAGACTTCTACCTTGCAGGATTTAATAAACGCGGTGAAATTAAGAGTCCAGTAGGGTCCCTTGTCACACAGGCTAATGTTGCTCAAATTGCTGGACTTAACACTCTTGGTATCTCCATGGTCCGTATCGATTATGCACCATATGGCCTTAACCCACCGCATACACACCCAAGAGCCACTGAGATTCTAGTTGTTTTGGAAGGTACTCTTGAGGTCGGATTTGTCACTTCTAACAGTCCGGACGGCAACAAACTCTTCAAAAAGTTGCTTTATAAGGGAGATGTGTTTGTATTCCCCATCGGACTCATTCATTTTCAATATAATGTTGGGAAAACCCCAGCAGTTGCTATTGCTGCTTTAAGCAGCCAAAACCCTGGCGTGATCACAATTGCTAATGCAGTTTTCGGATCAAAAGCACCCATAAATGATGATATTCTCGCCAAGGCTTTTCAAGTTGATAAGAAAGTGGTTGACTATCTTCAGTCACAGTTTTGGATGGACAATTAG
- the LOC113350380 gene encoding putative germin-like protein 2-1 encodes MKNSMVYLFVGVALALYSSFAYATDPGSLQDFCVAAKNPNAAVFVNGLFCKDQKLAVAEDFYLANFNKPGEIKSPVGSLVTPANVAQIGGLNTLGISMVRIDYAPYGLNPPHTHPRATEILVVLEGTLEVGFVTSNSPDGNKLFKKLLYKGDVFVFPIGLIHFQYNVGKTPAVAIAALSSQNPGVITIANAVFGSKAPINDDILSKAFQVDKKVVDYLQSQFWMDN; translated from the exons atgaaaaactcCATGGTTTATCTTTTTGTAGGCGTCGCCTTGGCTTTGTATTCCTCGTTTGCATATGCTACTGATCCAGGCTCCCTACAGGACTTCTGTGTTGCTGCTAAGAATCCTAATGCTGCTG TGTTTGTGAACGGATTATTCTGCAAAGACCAAAAGCTTGCTGTTGCGGAAGATTTCTATCTTGCCAATTTTAATAAACCTGGAGAAATTAAGAGTCCAGTGGGGTCCCTTGTCACACCGGCTAATGTTGCTCAAATTGGTGGACTTAACACCCTCGGCATCTCCATGGTGCGTATCGATTATGCACCATATGGCCTTAACCCACCACATACACACCCAAGAGCCACCGAGATTCTAGTGGTTTTGGAAGGTACTCTTGAGGTTGGATTCGTCACTTCTAACAGTCCGGATGGTAACAAACTCTTCAAAAAGTTGCTTTACAAGGGAGATGTGTTTGTCTTCCCAATCGGACTCATTCATTTTCAATATAATGTGGGGAAAACCCCAGCCGTCGCTATTGCTGCACTAAGTAGCCAAAACCCTGGTGTGATCACGATTGCCAATGCCGTTTTTGGATCAAAAGCACCTATTAATGATGATATTCTCTCAAAGGCTTTCCAGGTTGACAAGAAAGTGGTCGATTATCTTCAGTCTCAGTTTTGGATGGACAACTAG